Proteins from a single region of Streptococcus mitis:
- the trpX gene encoding tryptophan ABC transporter substrate-binding protein has protein sequence MKNKRLIGIIAALAVLVAGSLIYSSMNKPEAKNEKKVAKVGVLQFVSHPSLDLIYKGIQDGLAEEGYKDDQVKIDFMNSEGDQSKVATMSKQLVANGNDLVVGIATPAAQGLASATKDLPVIMAAITDPIGANLVKDLKKPGGNITGVSDHNPAQQQVELIKALTPNVKTIGALYSSSEDNSKTQVEEFKAFAEKAGLTVETFAVPSTNEIASTVNVMTSKVDAIWVPIDNTIASAFSTVVSSNQSAKKPIYPSATAMVEAGGLASVVVDQHDLGVATGKMIAQVLKGAKPADTPVNVFSTGKSVINKKMAQELGITIPESVLKEAGQVIE, from the coding sequence ATGAAAAATAAACGTTTAATTGGAATTATCGCTGCATTAGCAGTCTTAGTAGCAGGAAGCTTGATTTACTCTTCAATGAATAAACCAGAAGCTAAGAATGAAAAGAAAGTTGCCAAAGTTGGTGTTCTTCAGTTTGTGAGCCATCCCTCTCTTGACTTGATTTATAAAGGGATTCAAGATGGACTTGCAGAAGAAGGATATAAAGATGATCAAGTTAAAATCGACTTTATGAACTCAGAAGGTGACCAAAGTAAGGTTGCGACAATGAGTAAACAGTTGGTTGCAAATGGGAATGACCTTGTGGTTGGTATTGCTACACCAGCTGCTCAAGGCTTGGCTAGTGCCACAAAAGACCTACCGGTTATCATGGCCGCTATTACTGACCCAATCGGTGCTAACTTGGTCAAAGATTTGAAAAAACCAGGTGGCAACATTACAGGGGTGTCTGACCACAATCCAGCTCAACAACAAGTTGAACTCATCAAAGCTTTGACACCAAATGTGAAAACAATCGGAGCTCTTTACTCAAGCAGCGAAGACAATTCAAAAACACAGGTAGAAGAATTTAAGGCTTTTGCTGAAAAAGCAGGTTTGACAGTGGAAACATTTGCAGTTCCTTCAACAAATGAAATTGCTTCAACAGTCAATGTTATGACTAGCAAGGTCGATGCTATCTGGGTTCCAATCGATAACACAATCGCATCTGCATTTTCAACAGTTGTATCAAGCAATCAATCAGCTAAAAAACCAATTTACCCAAGCGCAACTGCCATGGTAGAAGCAGGTGGTTTGGCATCCGTTGTAGTTGACCAACATGACCTCGGTGTGGCAACAGGTAAAATGATTGCTCAAGTTTTGAAAGGTGCAAAACCAGCTGATACTCCAGTCAATGTATTTTCAACTGGTAAGTCAGTAATCAATAAAAAAATGGCACAAGAGTTAGGTATTACTATTCCTGAATCTGTTCTAAAAGAAGCAGGACAAGTGATTGAATAA